The Pseudomonas oryzicola genomic sequence TGTTCTATCTGGTCAACTCGACCCTGGCGCTGTGTGCGCTGTTCCTGCTCGCCGAACTGGTCGAACGCTCGCGCTCGGCCAACGAAGCACCGCTGGATGAAGAAGAAGACGCCATGCCGCCGCCGCTGGAGTCACTGCACCCGCCCAAGGGCATCAACCTCGATGATGAACAACAGGTGGTGATCGGCCAGATCATCCCCTGGACCATGGCGTTCCTCGGCCTCAGCTTCATCGCCTGTGCCCTGCTGATCATCGGCATGCCGCCGTTGTCGGGCTTTATCGGCAAGCTCAACCTGATCAGCGCGCTGTTCAACCCGCAGGGGCTCGGCGTGCCCCCAGAACAACCGCTGGGTACGTCCGGCTGGGGCCTGGTGACGTTGCTGATCCTGTCAGGCATGGCTTCGCTGATTGCCTTTGGCCGAGTCGGCATCCAGCGTTTCTGGAAGCCCGAAGAGCGTCCGTCACCGCTACTGCGCCGCTATGAATGCCTGCCCATCGTCATCCTGCTCGGCCTGTGCATGGTTCTCAGCCTCAGGGCCGAGCCGTTGCTGCGCTATACCCAGGACACCGCCGCCAGCCTGCAGGCTCCCGAGCTTTACATACAAGCGGTAATGGCCGCCCGACCAGCCCCCGGCCCGACCTCGCTCGACGCACAGGTGCAGCCATGAACCGACTGTTCCCCGCCCCACTGTTATCGGTGTCGCTGTTTGCGCTGTGGCTGTTGCTGAACCTTTCGCTCAGCCCCGGCAACCTGCTGCTGGGTGCTGCGCTTGGCGTGCTGGCGCCGCTGCTGATGGCACCACTGCGCCCCCAGCATGCCCATGTGCGGCGGCCGCTGGTCGTCGCCCGGCTGATCGGCCGGGTCGGCATCGATGTGATCATGTCCAACCTGCTGGTAGCCCGTGGCGTGCTGCGTGCCGGCAAGCAGCCGCCACGCTCGGCGTTCGTGCACATCCCGCTGTGCCTGCGCGATGCGCATGGCCTGGCGGCGCTGTCGATGATCACCACGGTAGTGCCAGGCACGGTCTGGTCCGAGCTGGCGCTGGACCGCAGCGTTTTACTCTTGCATGTGTTCGACCTGGACGACGAGGCGGCCTTCATCCAGCACTTCAAGGACACCTACGAACGCCCGCTGATGGAGATTTTCCAATGACAGGCCTGCTCGCCAATGCTGTCCTCGCCAGCCTGTTCATCTTCGCCCTGGCCATGGCCCTGGCACTGATCCGACTATTCCGCGGCCCGTCCGCCCAGGACCGGGTGCTGGCGCTGGACTACTTGTACATCCTGGCCATGCTGACCATGCTGGTGCTGGGCATCCGTTATGCCAGTGACACCTACTTCGAAGGCGCATTGCTGATTGCGCTGTTCGGCTTCGTCGGCTCGTTTGCCCTGGCCAAGTTCCTGCTGCGCGGTGAGGTGATCGAATGACTGAACCCCTGCAATTACCGTTCTGGGTAGAACTGGTCACCGCCGTGCTGCTGCTGGCCGGCAGCCTGTTCGCGCTGGTCGGTGCCGTGGGCCTGGTGCGCCTGAAGGACTATTTCCAGCGCATGCACCCGCCGGCACTGGCCTCGACCATCGGCGCCTGGTGCGTCGCGCTGGCCTCGATCACCTACTTTTCCTGGCTCAAGCAAGCGCCGGTGCTGCACGCCTGGCTGATTCCGATCCTGCTGTCCATCACCGTGCCGGTCACCACCCTGCTGCTGGCCCGGGCAGCGCTGTTCCGCAAGCGCATGGCCAACGAGCCGGTACCGGAAGAAGTCAGCAGCGGTGGCGATCGAGGCAACTGACGAGGCGCCTCACACCTGGCTGAGGCGCTGCAACTCGCGGCGGACCATGGCCGCATAAGGCGGCGGGCCAAGGCGGTACAATTCGCCGGCTACCCAGTTCAACCAGGCGCCTTGCAGTTCCGCGCGCCTGGCCAGCAAACGCTGGGCCTCGGCCACGGCATCCGCCTGGTGCTGGCGATGAAACTCGGCACGCGTGGTGGGTGTGTCGTCACCGTGGGTCATTCACTGGCCTTGAAGGTGGTCAGTTCACCTTTGCGCCATTTGGCAACCTTGCCGGTCACCGCCTTGAGCAACTTGCCCAGGCCTTCCTGTATTTGCTGCTGCGCGGCGAATACCAGCATCACGCCGTGGCCTTCACGGAACACGATGCCCTCGCCTTCGGGTACCGAAACAAAGGCGTAATCGCCCACGCCAT encodes the following:
- a CDS encoding Na+/H+ antiporter subunit E, which codes for MNRLFPAPLLSVSLFALWLLLNLSLSPGNLLLGAALGVLAPLLMAPLRPQHAHVRRPLVVARLIGRVGIDVIMSNLLVARGVLRAGKQPPRSAFVHIPLCLRDAHGLAALSMITTVVPGTVWSELALDRSVLLLHVFDLDDEAAFIQHFKDTYERPLMEIFQ
- a CDS encoding K+/H+ antiporter subunit F translates to MTGLLANAVLASLFIFALAMALALIRLFRGPSAQDRVLALDYLYILAMLTMLVLGIRYASDTYFEGALLIALFGFVGSFALAKFLLRGEVIE
- a CDS encoding Na+/H+ antiporter subunit G codes for the protein MTEPLQLPFWVELVTAVLLLAGSLFALVGAVGLVRLKDYFQRMHPPALASTIGAWCVALASITYFSWLKQAPVLHAWLIPILLSITVPVTTLLLARAALFRKRMANEPVPEEVSSGGDRGN